The Thunnus albacares chromosome 21, fThuAlb1.1, whole genome shotgun sequence genome window below encodes:
- the c21h11orf65 gene encoding protein MFI yields MSLQEECPQEPQPETLQPVAARIIQKAWRRYVYREIFKYFKELINNCNQRDPQTILKTVNPREAELLDAAAGVFIRFRLGGITFPPNIYYKIFTHRPIADVCASSPKDYTQPSLKKPVARQTNNGWPITQEDRSGWYQRMENNSWRLFCSKVVPEGDPIEIGAHKKKNFHYSRLQRKQDVDKWRKRKKIEWLKHMYNEGRLQAHPVHRHIATLVGSSAQEVMDTSEEKGDDEILEWELDELLAWTNTLNFEEYIQEWRYLACSHSSGQNQGEPSSPPRLPAHDFAGVAEEDSYVVLTDMCNNVQL; encoded by the exons ATGAG CTTACAGGAAGAGTGTCCCCAGGAGCCCCAACCGGAGACACTGCAGCCCGTAGCAGCCAGAATAATTCAGAAGGCCTGGAGAAGATATGTG TACAGAGAGATCTTCAAGTATTTCAAAGAGCTGATCAATAATTGCAACCAGCGGGATCCACAGACCATCCTCAAAACTGTCAATCCTCGAGAG GCAGAGCTgctggatgctgctgctggggtGTTTATCAGATTTCGACTTGGAGGG ATCACCTTTCCTCCCAACATCTATTACAAGATCTTTACCCATCGGCCCATTGCGGATGTGTGTGCCAGCAGCCCAAAGGACTACACACAGCCAAGCCTGAAGAAGCCTGTGGCCCGGCAGACCAACAATGGCTGGCCAATCACGCAGGAGGACCGATCAGGGTGGTACCAACGTATGGAGAACAACAGCTGGAGGCTGTTCTGTAGCAAG GTCGTTCCCGAGGGTGATCCCATTGAGATTggtgcacacaaaaaaaagaactttcATTATTCCAGACTGCAGCGGAAACAGGATGTAGACAAatggaggaaaaggaagaaaattgAATGGCTGAAGCACAT GTACAACGAGGGTCGTCTACAGGCTCATCCGGTACATCGGCACATAGCCACCCTGGTGGGAAGTTCAGCCCAGGAAGTGATGGACACCAGTGAAGAGAAGGGAGATGATGAGATACTGGAATGGGAGCTAGATGAGCTCTTGGCCTGGACCAACACTCTCAACTTTGAGGA GTATATACAGGAGTGGAGATATTTGGCCTGTAGTCACTCCTCTGGGCAGAACCAAG GGGAGCCTTCATCTCCACCCAGGCTACCTGCTCATGACTTTGCTGGTGTTGCTGAAGAAGACAGTTATGTTGTCCTCACAGACatgtgtaataatgtccaaCTCTAG
- the LOC122972956 gene encoding proteasome maturation protein: protein MNCRGLRSQLKDSVPVAGLCPQGAYGVQDSLRSGFSSVKNELLPSHPLELSEKNFQLNQDKMNFSTLRNIQGLHAPLKLQMEYRAARQIQRLPFLQSSNLLLDTLKGSDESIGFEDVLNDPAQSEMMGEPHMMVEYKLGLL from the exons ATG aattgtCGAGGACTCCGCTCTCAGCTGAAGGACAGTGTACCTGTGGCCGGCTTGTGTCCGCAGGGAGCTTATGGAGTTCAGGACTCTCTGCGCAGCGG CTTCAGCAGTGTGAAGAATGAGCTCCTTCCCAGCCACCCGCTGGagctgtcagaaaaaaat TTCCAGCTGAACCAGGATAAGATGAATTTCTCTACCCTCAGAAACATCCAGGGTCTTCATGCTCCGCTCAAACTGCAGATGGAGTACAGGGCAGCtagacag ATCCAGCGTCTGCCGTTCCTACAGAGTTCAAACCTGCTGCTGGATACACTCAAAGGCAGCGACGAGTCCATCGGCTTTGAGGACGTCCTCAATG ATCCAGCCCAGAGTGAAATGATGGGCGAGCCACACATGATGGTGGAATACAAACTGGGCTTGTTGTAA